The following is a genomic window from Pedobacter sp. KBS0701.
GGGTAGTTGCTATTTGTATATAGTGTGAAATGTACAATAAGTAGGATTGTGGGTTTCTTGTTTTTGTTGTTTGGTTAATTTTGTTGAGTGTTTTGCGTTTTTAATCTCGGATTTTTGCCTGTTTTTGCAGGTAAAGGCTTTTTGTATCAAAAATTGTACGGAATTTAGCTTAGTTGATCGTGTTTTGTGCGTGTTTGTGTTTGTAAAAACCATATATTGCAATAACTAACAAATCCTTAACCTAAATAATTGTGATATGAGAAAAATCTTTACCTCACTTTTTTTTCTGTGCATTTTACTGACAAGCCTATCCACAATGGCGCAGGTAAAAACCATAACAGGAAAAATAACTGCTGTTGACGATGGAGGTCCATTACCCGGAGCAAGTGTAAAAATCAAGGGCAGTACAACAGGTACTTCTACCGATTCCAATGGTAGCTTTACCATTCAGGTGCCCTCAACTAATGCTGTACTGGTCATCAGCCTTATTGGGTATAAAACACAGGAAATTACGGTTGGCAGTAAAACCACAGTTAATGTAGGGCTGGCTTCTGATGCGCAGGATCTACAGGAAGTAAATATTTCAACTGCATTAGGAATTACCCGACAGGCTAAATCTTTAGGTTATGCTGCACAATCTGTAAAATCTGAAGACCTGAATTATAATCACCAGCCTAACTTGCTCAATGCATTACAGGGTAAAATTGCAGGTGCTACAATATCCAGCACAGGTGGTGGTCCCGGCCAGGGAGCAAGTATCCGGATCAGGGGAGTTAACTCAATTGATCCTAACATTTCCGGCGATCCTTTATATGTAATAGATGGGGTGCAGATTGATAACTCTACCTCTACTGTTGGGGCTAATCCCGATGGAACCGCTTATGGTTCAAGAGGGGTAACCAATAGGGCTTCAGATATTAATCCGGAGGATATTGAAACCATCAATATTTTAAAAGGAGGTGCCGCTACCGCGCTTTATGGATTAAGAGGTGCAAATGGCGTTGTGGTAATTACTACTAAAAGAGGCAAGCAGAATGGGGTAAGCGTTAATTTCAACAGTAGTTATGGTTTTGATGAAGTATTGAAATCGCCGGATGTACAAACAGAATATACTCAAGGTGTTTTAGGTGTTTATACCAATCCTCCAGGCGGAATCGGACCAGCATGGGGCCCAACCATTGCCGAAGCGAAACTGATCGATCCTACTCACCCTGATCAATTGTTCAATAACTACGACCGTGCTTTTGGTACAGGTCAGCAGGTTAAAAATTCAATTTCGGTTGCCGGAGGAAGTGAAGCGATTAAGTTTTTCTCTTCTGTTTCGCAGTTGTATCAAAAAGGGATGATGCCAAATACCGATAATAAAAACTTCTCTGGACGTTTGAATACAGACTTTACCATCAGTCCAAAATTTAAGGCCGCTGTAAATATGAATTTTACCAATTCTGGCGGATATACATACAGTGCAGACCGTTTTGGCGAAAGTTTGGCTTATTGGTCGCCGCGTTATGATGTAGCAGATTATCAGAATGCAGACGGTTCGCAAAAATACTTCGGTACCAATAATCCAATCTGGGGTACAGCAAACAACAGGTTTAAAGGTGATGTTAACCGGTTTATTGGTGGGGCAAGCCTGAGTTATGATCCTGCCAAATGGCTTAACTTTTCTTATCGCTTAGGTGTAGATACCTATAATGATAACCGTGTGCGCACTGCCCGCGGACCAATGTATGCTACTGAAGCTATGTATGATAATGCCCAGGGTTTTTATGGTGAATACAATACTAAGTTTAGAACCATTAACAGCACTGTCGTTGCCACACTTACTTCTAAACTAACGGATGATATTACCGGGACTTTAAGGCTTGGACAAGAGCTTTACGACCGTAAATCGAAAGAGGTCGGTACTTTAGGAAGTATTCTTGGTGTGTACGATTTCTTTAATTTAGCAAATGCGGGTGTACTTACACCAACGCAGACCTTGAAACAAAAAAGACTGATCGGTTATTTTGGAGAAGCGACTTTTGATTACAAAAATTATCTTTTCCTAACCGTAACCGGAAGAAATGACATCACTTCTACGTTGCCAAAAGCGAACAGATCGTTTTTCTATCCTTCAGCAAGTTTAAGTTATGTATTTTCCGATCAGTTTAAGTTACCAACTGTCATTAATCAGGCCAAGTTACGTTTGTCTTATGCAAGGATAGGAAAGGATGCGTCCGAGTATTCTACATTTACCGGATATTCGCCTTATACCCAGTTGCCAACCGGAACAGGTGGTTTAACCATTGCGCCAAATCTTGGCAATCCCGATCTTCGTCCTGAGTTTACCAATACCTATGAGGCTGGTTTAGAGATGTCATTCTTTAAAAATCGTTTAGGTTTCGATTTTACATACTATTATTCATTAAGCAGAGATCAGATCATCCAAACGCAGGTTTCTTCGGCAGTAGGTTATGTAACCAAATCCATCAATGCCGGCGATATCAGGAACAGGGGAGTTGAGCTGGTATTGAATGGTAAACCAATTGTATCAAAAGATTTCAGGTGGGATGTAAATGTTAATTTTTCGGCCAACAGAAACATGGTATTGAGTATGCCTAATGGCATATCTGAAATTGTTTACGGTGCCGCTAGAGGTTATGGCAATGCCGGAGTAACGATGAAACTGATCCAGGGGCAGCCTTATGGCAATATTTATGGCAGTTATTTTAACCGTTATTATGGCAGTACGCCGGAAGATCCGATTGTACTGGATAAAAATCTTCCATTACTAATTGGAGCAAACGGATTCCCGAGCATTTCAGGTGGCAAGCAAAAATTACTGGGTAATTCGCAGCCAAACTATATCATCGGTATGGGCAATACTTTCAAATACAAAAAATTCAGTTTAAATGTATTGTTTGATGCGCGTTTAGGATTTGAAAAATACAACTGGTTAGAGGATTTTTATTCGGCCTTCGGATTGCCTGATTATACTGCTGACAGAAGGTCGTATAAGGTATTTGATGGTGTATTAGCCAATGGAACACCAAACACCAAACCAGTATGGCTGGGGCAGAATACAGTAGATGGTGTTAATTATGGAGAAGGTTATTACCGCATCTATTACCGGAACGTTTCTGAGCCTTTTGTAAGCGATGCCTCATGGGTACGTTTACGTTCTGCAAGTTTAACGTATAATTTGCCGGAGAACTGGTTGCCGGCTAAATCAATCAAAAATGCTTCACTGTCCGTTACCGGAAATAATTTATGGTTATGGACGAAATATTATGGTGTAGATCCGGAATCGAGTTCTTTCGATTCGGGTAGTAATAATGATGGCTCTGCCGGATTTACGTATCCATCTGCCCGTACAATTATGTTTACTCTTAATGTTGGTTTTTAAATAGAATTACGATGCAAAAAATTATAAAATATACATGGTGCGCAGCTATAATTGCAACACTAGGTTTGCAGAGTTGTAAAGACGATTATTTAGATAAATTGTCTGATAATCCGAATCAGGTTCCCGTGCCAACACTCAATGCACTGTTGGCTACATCAACTTACAAAATCGGAAATAACAATTACCTTATCGGAAGTATTGTCGCTCCTTATGTGCAATATACCGCCAGTCCTTCAGCTAACGCCGCTGGTGATACCTATCAGGCCATTGATTTTAGCACTACCTGGGATGCACTTTATTTTGCCATGGCCGATGCTAACGAAATGAAAAAACTGGCAGTTGCTCAAGGCTCCAGCGAATATAAAGGTGTGGCTGATGTAATTATTGCCTATAACCTTACCCTGATAAATGATTTATGGGGAGATGCTCCGTTTTCGCAGGCTTTCGATATCAACAACCTTAAGCCAAAATACGACAAACAACAGCAGGTATATAACCAGGCTATCGTACTATTGGATGAAGCCATTACTGAACTTGCCAAAACCAATGCAACAGTTAAACTGGCCCCTACAAGCGATTTAATTTATGGAAAAACTCCCGCCACAGAAAGGGCAAACTGGTTAAAAATGGCTTATGCTTTAAAAGCCAGATTATTGAACAAAATTAGTAAAACCAGTTCTTATAATCCTACAGCAGTATTGGCAGCGCTAAGTAGTTCCTTTACCACTAATGCAGAT
Proteins encoded in this region:
- a CDS encoding SusC/RagA family TonB-linked outer membrane protein, coding for MRKIFTSLFFLCILLTSLSTMAQVKTITGKITAVDDGGPLPGASVKIKGSTTGTSTDSNGSFTIQVPSTNAVLVISLIGYKTQEITVGSKTTVNVGLASDAQDLQEVNISTALGITRQAKSLGYAAQSVKSEDLNYNHQPNLLNALQGKIAGATISSTGGGPGQGASIRIRGVNSIDPNISGDPLYVIDGVQIDNSTSTVGANPDGTAYGSRGVTNRASDINPEDIETINILKGGAATALYGLRGANGVVVITTKRGKQNGVSVNFNSSYGFDEVLKSPDVQTEYTQGVLGVYTNPPGGIGPAWGPTIAEAKLIDPTHPDQLFNNYDRAFGTGQQVKNSISVAGGSEAIKFFSSVSQLYQKGMMPNTDNKNFSGRLNTDFTISPKFKAAVNMNFTNSGGYTYSADRFGESLAYWSPRYDVADYQNADGSQKYFGTNNPIWGTANNRFKGDVNRFIGGASLSYDPAKWLNFSYRLGVDTYNDNRVRTARGPMYATEAMYDNAQGFYGEYNTKFRTINSTVVATLTSKLTDDITGTLRLGQELYDRKSKEVGTLGSILGVYDFFNLANAGVLTPTQTLKQKRLIGYFGEATFDYKNYLFLTVTGRNDITSTLPKANRSFFYPSASLSYVFSDQFKLPTVINQAKLRLSYARIGKDASEYSTFTGYSPYTQLPTGTGGLTIAPNLGNPDLRPEFTNTYEAGLEMSFFKNRLGFDFTYYYSLSRDQIIQTQVSSAVGYVTKSINAGDIRNRGVELVLNGKPIVSKDFRWDVNVNFSANRNMVLSMPNGISEIVYGAARGYGNAGVTMKLIQGQPYGNIYGSYFNRYYGSTPEDPIVLDKNLPLLIGANGFPSISGGKQKLLGNSQPNYIIGMGNTFKYKKFSLNVLFDARLGFEKYNWLEDFYSAFGLPDYTADRRSYKVFDGVLANGTPNTKPVWLGQNTVDGVNYGEGYYRIYYRNVSEPFVSDASWVRLRSASLTYNLPENWLPAKSIKNASLSVTGNNLWLWTKYYGVDPESSSFDSGSNNDGSAGFTYPSARTIMFTLNVGF
- a CDS encoding SusD/RagB family nutrient-binding outer membrane lipoprotein, which produces MQKIIKYTWCAAIIATLGLQSCKDDYLDKLSDNPNQVPVPTLNALLATSTYKIGNNNYLIGSIVAPYVQYTASPSANAAGDTYQAIDFSTTWDALYFAMADANEMKKLAVAQGSSEYKGVADVIIAYNLTLINDLWGDAPFSQAFDINNLKPKYDKQQQVYNQAIVLLDEAITELAKTNATVKLAPTSDLIYGKTPATERANWLKMAYALKARLLNKISKTSSYNPTAVLAALSSSFTTNADDAGMATFKERNPWANVALSNSQQSLGGWLSEQFIDALNGKTFTVFDPRIEKITDKTVNNTYIGTVNGAGNRLPGANTTKDECYISSNSPWTSNTSPILIVTYAELKFIEAEAYFDTDKTKAYAAYLAGIGANMDKLTVSTTARDAYLANPVVSVGAADLTKDLIFKEKYIATYLNPEAWNDARRFDYKYKDFTLPVNFALPTFIRRLDYPQGERSKNGANVPADVARTTKLWWDQ